The Pseudomonas azadiae genome includes a window with the following:
- the xthA gene encoding exodeoxyribonuclease III, which produces MKIVSFNINGLRARPHQLAALIEKHQPDVIGLQETKVHDDQFPLAEVQALGYHVYYHGQKGHYGVALLSRLPALSLHKGFASDEEDAQRRFIWGTFADEHGQPVTIMNGYFPQGESRDHPTKFPAKQRFYEDLQQLLESQFSNDQALVVMGDVNISPEDCDIGIGADNAKRWLKTGKCSFLPEEREWMARLKNWGLVDSFRHLNPDVVDRFSWFDYRSRGFEDEPKRGLRIDVILASNGLLGRVKDAGVDYELRGLEKPSDHAPIWLELS; this is translated from the coding sequence ATGAAAATCGTCTCCTTCAATATCAACGGGCTGCGCGCCCGCCCTCATCAACTGGCGGCGCTGATCGAAAAGCACCAACCGGATGTGATCGGCCTGCAGGAAACCAAGGTGCACGACGACCAGTTCCCGTTGGCCGAAGTACAAGCCCTGGGCTATCACGTGTACTACCACGGCCAGAAAGGTCACTACGGCGTGGCCCTGCTTTCGCGCCTGCCGGCGCTGAGCCTGCACAAAGGCTTTGCCAGTGACGAAGAAGACGCCCAGCGCCGGTTTATCTGGGGCACTTTCGCCGATGAACACGGCCAGCCGGTCACGATCATGAACGGCTATTTCCCCCAGGGCGAAAGCCGCGACCACCCGACCAAGTTCCCGGCCAAGCAGCGCTTCTATGAAGACCTGCAGCAGCTGCTCGAAAGCCAGTTCAGCAATGACCAGGCGCTGGTAGTGATGGGTGACGTGAATATTTCCCCGGAAGATTGCGACATCGGCATCGGTGCCGACAACGCCAAGCGCTGGCTCAAGACCGGCAAGTGCAGCTTCCTGCCGGAAGAGCGCGAGTGGATGGCCCGCTTGAAAAACTGGGGCCTGGTGGACAGTTTCCGCCACCTGAACCCGGACGTGGTCGACCGATTCAGCTGGTTCGACTACCGCAGCCGTGGCTTTGAAGATGAACCCAAGCGCGGGCTGCGAATTGACGTGATCCTGGCGTCCAATGGTTTGCTGGGGCGGGTCAAGGATGCAGGGGTGGATTACGAGCTGCGCGGGCTGGAGAAACCGTCGGATCATGCGCCGATCTGGCTTGAACTGAGCTGA